A DNA window from Vigna angularis cultivar LongXiaoDou No.4 chromosome 1, ASM1680809v1, whole genome shotgun sequence contains the following coding sequences:
- the LOC108326769 gene encoding BTB/POZ domain-containing protein SR1IP1, giving the protein MNRASGWAFSHEIPSDVTVKIGEVSFSLHKFPLVSKSGYIEKMVSASSGDDVSFIELYDVPGGAEAFQLATKFCYGINFEISVENIAVLRCVAEFLEMTEDYSVGNLVGRADSYLNEVALKTISGAVSILHVSERLLPIAEKAKVVSRCIDAIAFIASKETQLCSSMRSDISSDGMASHQRPVVQWWAEDFTVLRIDLFQRVVIAMMARGFKQFALGPIIMLYAQKSLRGLEIFGKGRKKIEIEAQEEHEKRVVLETLVSLLPREKNAMSVSFLSMLLRAAIYLETTVACRLDLEKRMALQLGQAVLDDLLIPSYSFAGDTLFDVDTVQRIMMNYLQSENEKHSAYNADDEYFSPPQSDIYGIGKLMENYLAEVATDRNLVVSKFITLAELIPQQSRSTEDGMYRAIDIYLKAHPILSDIEKKKVCSVMDCQKLSRDACAHAAQNDRLPVQTVVQVLYYEQQRLRDSMDGSVGWDSPNNFRDKTNLSLNELNPMSNEFSNLRRENEELKLEIVKLRMKLKEIERSSLRSASSSPVIYGSPSADKPPLPRKSFINSVSKKLGRLSPFSRGGAASNPLKGRVKPDKNRRHSIS; this is encoded by the exons ATGAATAGAGCAAGTGGATG GGCTTTTTCTCATGAGATTCCAAGTGATGTCACCGTAAAAATTGGCGAAGTTTCGTTTTCCTTACATAAG TTTCCATTAGTTTCCAAGAGTGGTTACATAGAGAAAATGGTCTCGGCATCCAGTGGCGATGATGTTTCATTCATTGAACTCTATGATGTCCCTGGTGGAGCAGAAGCATTTCAACTGGCAACAAAATTTTGCTACGGGATAAACTTCGAGATTAGTGTTGAAAACATTGCTGTGCTTCGATGCGTGGCAGAGTTTCTTGAGATGACAGAGGATTATTCAGTTGGAAATTTGGTGGGAAGGGCTGATTCTTACTTGAATGAAGTGGCACTGAAGACTATTTCTGGGGCTGTGTCTATCTTACACGTGTCAGAAAGGCTCCTTCCAATTGCGGAAAAAGCAAAAGTGGTGAGTCGATGCATAGATGCTATTGCGTTCATAGCCTCAAAGGAAACTCAATTGTGTTCATCTATGAGAAGTGACATTAGCAGTGATGGCATGGCATCTCACCAGAGGCCAGTTGTTCAATGGTGGGCTGAAGATTTCACAGTTCTCAGAATTGACCTTTTTCAAAGAGTGGTAATTGCTATGATGGCAAGAGGGTTTAAACAGTTTGCTCTTGGTCCCATCATTATGCTGTATGCACAGAAATCTCTACGAGGTTTG GAGATATTTGGAAAGGGTAGGAAGAAGATAGAAATTGAGGCACAAGAGGAACACGAGAAGAGGGTTGTTTTAGAGACTCTAGTGAGCCTTCTGCCAAGGGAGAAGAATGCAATGTCAGTGAGCTTTCTTTCTATGCTGCTTCGGGCAGCAATATATCTGGAGACTACGGTTGCTTGCAGGCTTGATTTGGAAAAGAGGATGGCCCTGCAGCTAGGACAGGCTGTTTTAGATGATCTTCTCATTCCTTCTTATTCCTTCGCTGGGGACACATTGTTTGATGTAGATACAGTGCAGCGAATCATGATGAATTACCTACaatctgaaaatgaaaaacattcaGCCTATAATGCAGATGATGAATATTTTTCTCCTCCCCAAAGTGATATTTATGGGATTGGAAAGCTAATGGAGAACTACCTCGCTGAAGTAGCCACCGACAGAAATTTAGTTGTTTCAAAATTCATCACTCTTGCTGAACTAATTCCTCAACAATCAAGATCAACAGAGGATGGAATGTATAGGGCCATAGACATCTATCTTAAG GCTCATCCAATTCTAAGTGacattgagaaaaagaaagtctGCAGCGTGATGGATTGCCAGAAGTTATCACGAGATGCGTGTGCTCACGCAGCTCAAAACGACAGGCTTCCCGTTCAAACAGTGGTTCAAGTTCTCTACTATGAACAACAACGTCTTCGCGATTCCATGGATGGTAGTGTAGGTTGGGATTCTCCTAATAATTTTCGTGACAAGACGAATCTATCCCTCAACGAGCTTAATCCAATGTCAAACGAGTTTTCCAACTTACGAAGAGAAAACGAAGAGCTGAAACTAGAGATAGTGAAGTTGAGAATGAAACTAAAAGAGATCGAAAGATCTTCCCTTAGATCAGCATCAAGCAGTCCTGTAATATACGGTTCACCCTCCGCTGATAAGCCTCCTCTCCCTCGAAAATCGTTCATCAACTCAGTGTCTAAAAAACTTGGACGTCTTTCTCCTTTTTCACGTGGCGGTGCAGCCTCCAACCCTCTCAAAGGTCGCGTAAAACCTGACAAAAATCGACGCCATTCTATATCCTAG
- the LOC108343283 gene encoding ribonuclease III domain-containing protein RNC1, chloroplastic isoform X2: MELSSSLTLSRTFSFSSSLTPIALQIQIFPKTPPPQLLPLRISAVAIDPPQEELPKNSPQRLLQELAERKRPYRRTPRTPPRNLILTRPLDNKRLANRLLNSPQLSLKSFPLLSSCLPFTQLNHGDMAWIEQHLLEVKQALGYPLEPSHTLGDDNNPARELDTLLYLAFQHESTQRSKVRHVRYGHSRLFFLGQYVLELAFAEFFLQRYPRESPASIRERVFGLIGKRNMPKWIKASSLHNLVFPYDDMDKLVRKEREATVKSVFWALFGAIYLCFGMPEVYRVLFEVFGMDPDAEECQPKLRRQLEDIDHVSAEFEGKISWQDMVAYKPPADALFAHPRLFRACVPPGMHRFRGNIWDYDCKPQIMRVLGYPLKMTDRIPEITKARNIELDLGLQLCFLHPSKYKFDHPRFCYERLEYLGQKIQDLVMAERLLMKHLDAPGSWLQNKHRRFLMNKFCGRYLRSWKV; the protein is encoded by the exons ATGGAGCTTTCTTCTTCCCTCACGCTCTCCCgcaccttctccttctcctcctcaCTCACTCCCATTGCACTCCAAATTCAAATCTTCCCCAAAACCCCACCCCCTCAACTTCTTCCGCTCCGCATTTCGGCGGTGGCCATAGACCCGCCGCAAGAGGAGCTTCCCAAGAACAGTCCCCAGCGCCTCCTCCAAGAGCTAGCGGAGCGCAAGCGACCCTACCGCCGAACCCCACGAACGCCCCCGCGGAATCTCATCCTCACGCGCCCACTAGACAACAAAAGATTGGCCAACAGGTTGCTCAATAGCCCTCAACTCTCCCTTAAATCCTTCCCCTTGTTGAGCTCGTGCCTACCCTTTACTCAGCTCAACCACGGGGACATGGCGTGGATCGAGCAGCACCTGCTTGAAGTGAAGCAGGCGCTAGGGTACCCGCTGGAGCCCTCCCACACGCTCGGCGACGATAACAACCCCGCCAGAGAGCTTGACACGCTTTTGTACCTGGCGTTTCAGCACGAGTCGACTCAGAGGAGCAAGGTGCGGCACGTGCGGTATGGCCACTCCAGACTCTTCTTTCTGGGGCAGTACGTGCTGGAGCTGGCCTTCGCCGAGTTTTTCTTGCAGAGGTATCCGAGGGAATCGCCTGCCTCCATCAGGGAGCGTGTTTTTGGGCTGATCGGGAAGAGGAACATGCCCAAGTGGATTAAAGCTTCGAGCTTGCACAATTTGGTGTTCCCATATGATGATATGGATAAGTTGGTCCGGAAGGAAAGGGAGGCAACTGTAAA GTCTGTGTTTTGGGCTTTGTTTGGAGCAATCTATCTCTGTTTTGGTATGCCAGAAGTATATCGTGTTCTCTTTGAAGTCTTTGGAATGGATCCAGATGCTGAGGAATGCCAGCCCAAATTGCGTAGGCAACTTGAAGATATAGATCATGTATCTGCCGAGTTTGAAGGCAAGATAAGCTGGCAGGATATGGTTGCGTACAAG CCTCCTGCAGATGCCTTGTTTGCACATCCACGGCTCTTCAGAGCTTGTGTTCCTCCAGGCATGCATCGGTTTAGAGGAAATATATGGGATTATGATTGCAAACCGCAAATTATGCGAGTCCTTGGATATCCACTAAAAATGACAGATAGAATTCCAGAAATTACTAAAGCCAGGAACATAGAGCTTGATCTTGGTTTGCAG CTATGTTTCTTGCACCCATCAAAGTACAAATTTGATCATCCTCGATTTTGCTACGAGAGATTAGAATACCTTGGCCAAAAGATTCAG GATTTGGTAATGGCTGAAAGATTGTTGATGAAGCATTTAGATGCTCCAGGGTCATGGTTACAAAATAAGCACCGGAGGTTTCTTATGAACAAGTTTTGTGGAAGATATTTGAG GAGTTGGAAAGTCTAG
- the LOC108343283 gene encoding ribonuclease III domain-containing protein RNC1, chloroplastic isoform X1, with amino-acid sequence MELSSSLTLSRTFSFSSSLTPIALQIQIFPKTPPPQLLPLRISAVAIDPPQEELPKNSPQRLLQELAERKRPYRRTPRTPPRNLILTRPLDNKRLANRLLNSPQLSLKSFPLLSSCLPFTQLNHGDMAWIEQHLLEVKQALGYPLEPSHTLGDDNNPARELDTLLYLAFQHESTQRSKVRHVRYGHSRLFFLGQYVLELAFAEFFLQRYPRESPASIRERVFGLIGKRNMPKWIKASSLHNLVFPYDDMDKLVRKEREATVKSVFWALFGAIYLCFGMPEVYRVLFEVFGMDPDAEECQPKLRRQLEDIDHVSAEFEGKISWQDMVAYKPPADALFAHPRLFRACVPPGMHRFRGNIWDYDCKPQIMRVLGYPLKMTDRIPEITKARNIELDLGLQLCFLHPSKYKFDHPRFCYERLEYLGQKIQDLVMAERLLMKHLDAPGSWLQNKHRRFLMNKFCGRYLRYKNLHHFIIYSEEVQDAYQRSYRLKYPVNTAVQQALHGLSYAVYGKRDVRRLMFEVFDFEQIQPEPI; translated from the exons ATGGAGCTTTCTTCTTCCCTCACGCTCTCCCgcaccttctccttctcctcctcaCTCACTCCCATTGCACTCCAAATTCAAATCTTCCCCAAAACCCCACCCCCTCAACTTCTTCCGCTCCGCATTTCGGCGGTGGCCATAGACCCGCCGCAAGAGGAGCTTCCCAAGAACAGTCCCCAGCGCCTCCTCCAAGAGCTAGCGGAGCGCAAGCGACCCTACCGCCGAACCCCACGAACGCCCCCGCGGAATCTCATCCTCACGCGCCCACTAGACAACAAAAGATTGGCCAACAGGTTGCTCAATAGCCCTCAACTCTCCCTTAAATCCTTCCCCTTGTTGAGCTCGTGCCTACCCTTTACTCAGCTCAACCACGGGGACATGGCGTGGATCGAGCAGCACCTGCTTGAAGTGAAGCAGGCGCTAGGGTACCCGCTGGAGCCCTCCCACACGCTCGGCGACGATAACAACCCCGCCAGAGAGCTTGACACGCTTTTGTACCTGGCGTTTCAGCACGAGTCGACTCAGAGGAGCAAGGTGCGGCACGTGCGGTATGGCCACTCCAGACTCTTCTTTCTGGGGCAGTACGTGCTGGAGCTGGCCTTCGCCGAGTTTTTCTTGCAGAGGTATCCGAGGGAATCGCCTGCCTCCATCAGGGAGCGTGTTTTTGGGCTGATCGGGAAGAGGAACATGCCCAAGTGGATTAAAGCTTCGAGCTTGCACAATTTGGTGTTCCCATATGATGATATGGATAAGTTGGTCCGGAAGGAAAGGGAGGCAACTGTAAA GTCTGTGTTTTGGGCTTTGTTTGGAGCAATCTATCTCTGTTTTGGTATGCCAGAAGTATATCGTGTTCTCTTTGAAGTCTTTGGAATGGATCCAGATGCTGAGGAATGCCAGCCCAAATTGCGTAGGCAACTTGAAGATATAGATCATGTATCTGCCGAGTTTGAAGGCAAGATAAGCTGGCAGGATATGGTTGCGTACAAG CCTCCTGCAGATGCCTTGTTTGCACATCCACGGCTCTTCAGAGCTTGTGTTCCTCCAGGCATGCATCGGTTTAGAGGAAATATATGGGATTATGATTGCAAACCGCAAATTATGCGAGTCCTTGGATATCCACTAAAAATGACAGATAGAATTCCAGAAATTACTAAAGCCAGGAACATAGAGCTTGATCTTGGTTTGCAG CTATGTTTCTTGCACCCATCAAAGTACAAATTTGATCATCCTCGATTTTGCTACGAGAGATTAGAATACCTTGGCCAAAAGATTCAG GATTTGGTAATGGCTGAAAGATTGTTGATGAAGCATTTAGATGCTCCAGGGTCATGGTTACAAAATAAGCACCGGAGGTTTCTTATGAACAAGTTTTGTGGAAGATATTTGAGGTATAAAAATCTCCACCACTTTATTATATATTCCGAAGAGGTTCAAGACGCATATCAGCGCAGCTATAGACTGAAATACCCAGTCAATACGGCTGTTCAACAGGCCCTTCACGGGCTTTCATACGCTGTTTATGGTAAACGTGATGTGAGGCGTCTGATGTTTGAAGTTTTTGACTTCGAGCAAATCCAGCCTGAGCCAATATAA
- the LOC108343303 gene encoding casein kinase II subunit alpha-1 isoform X3, producing the protein MCYCPYTRIKYANEPPALLLRFLLVCTLVALRAPVAQPPNLRISTHLIETKTITTLHQLHRTQISGSNSQSMSKARVYTDVNVLRPKEYWDYESLTVQWGDQDDYEVVRKVGRGKYSEVFEGINVNSNDRCIIKILKPVKKKKALDYCHSQGIMHRDVKPHNVMIDHELRKLRLIDWGLAEFYHPGKEYNVRVASRYFKGPELLVDLQDYDYSLDMWSLGCMFAGMIFRKEPFFYGHDNHDQLVKIAKVLGTDELNAYLNKYHLELDPQLDALVGRHSRKPWSKFINADNQHLVSPEAIDFLDKLLRYDHQDRLTAREAMAHPYFSQVRAAESSRMRTQ; encoded by the exons ATGTGTTATTGTCCATACACACGCATTAAATATGCGAACGAACCACCGGCACTACTTCTACGCTTCTTGCTAGTATGCACCCTTGTCGCCTTGCGTGCGCCGGTTGCGCAACCCCCTAACCTGCGCATCTCCACCCACCTCATCGAAACTAAGACCATCACAACCCTTCATCAGCTCCACAGAACCCAGATCTCGGGTTCCAATTCCCAATCCATGTCGAAGGCGCGTGTCTACACCGATGTCAACGTTCTTCGCCCCAAAGAGTACTGGGATTACGAGTCTCTCACCGTTCAATGGGG CGATCAGGATGATTATGAGGTTGTGCGAAAAGTGGGAAGGGGGAAGTACAGTGAGGTTTTTGAAGGCATAAATGTTAATAGCAACGACCGCTGTATAATCAAGATTCTCAAGcctgttaagaaaaaaaag GCCTTAGATTACTGCCATTCCCAAGGCATAATGCATAGAGATGTGAAGCCTCATAATGTTATGATAGATCATGAATTACGGAAACTCCGGTTGATAGATTGGGGTCTCGCTGAATTTTATCACCCTGGAAAGGAATACAATGTTCGTGTGGCTTCAAG ATACTTTAAGGGCCCTGAACTTCTAGTTGATTTGCAAGATTATGACTACTCATTAGACATGTGGAGTCTTGGTTGCATGTTTGCTGGAATG ATATTTCGCAAGGAGCCTTTCTTTTATGGTCACGACAACCATGACCAACTAGTCAAAATAGCTAAG GTGCTTGGTACTGATGAACTGAATGCATATCTGAATAAGTATCATCTGGAGCTTGATCCTCAACTTGATGCACTAGTTGGAAG GCACAGTCGCAAACCTTGGTCTAAATTTATTAATGCTGATAATCAACATCTCGTGTCTCCTGAG GCAATTGATTTTCTTGATAAGCTCCTTCGATACGATCACCAGGACAGGCTTACAGCAAGAGAAGCAATG GCACATCCATATTTCTCTCAAGTAAGGGCAGCTGAAAGCAGCAGAATGAGGACACAGTAA
- the LOC108343303 gene encoding casein kinase II subunit alpha-2 isoform X2, producing MCYCPYTRIKYANEPPALLLRFLLVCTLVALRAPVAQPPNLRISTHLIETKTITTLHQLHRTQISGSNSQSMSKARVYTDVNVLRPKEYWDYESLTVQWGDQDDYEVVRKVGRGKYSEVFEGINVNSNDRCIIKILKPVKKKKIKREIKILQNLCGGPNIVKLLDIVRDQHSKTPSLIFEYVNSTDFKILYPTLTDYDIRYYIYELLKALDYCHSQGIMHRDVKPHNVMIDHELRKLRLIDWGLAEFYHPGKEYNVRVASRYFKGPELLVDLQDYDYSLDMWSLGCMFAGMIFRKEPFFYGHDNHDQLVKIAKVLGTDELNAYLNKYHLELDPQLDALVGRHSRKPWSKFINADNQHLVSPEAIDFLDKLLRYDHQDRLTAREAMV from the exons ATGTGTTATTGTCCATACACACGCATTAAATATGCGAACGAACCACCGGCACTACTTCTACGCTTCTTGCTAGTATGCACCCTTGTCGCCTTGCGTGCGCCGGTTGCGCAACCCCCTAACCTGCGCATCTCCACCCACCTCATCGAAACTAAGACCATCACAACCCTTCATCAGCTCCACAGAACCCAGATCTCGGGTTCCAATTCCCAATCCATGTCGAAGGCGCGTGTCTACACCGATGTCAACGTTCTTCGCCCCAAAGAGTACTGGGATTACGAGTCTCTCACCGTTCAATGGGG CGATCAGGATGATTATGAGGTTGTGCGAAAAGTGGGAAGGGGGAAGTACAGTGAGGTTTTTGAAGGCATAAATGTTAATAGCAACGACCGCTGTATAATCAAGATTCTCAAGcctgttaagaaaaaaaag ATTAAAAGAGAGATAAAAATACTTCAGAACCTTTGTGGGGGGCCAAATATTGTTAAGCTTCTTGATATTGTCAGAGATCAACACTCTAAAACTCCTAGCTTAATATTTGAGTATGTCAACAGTacggattttaaaattttatatccaaCCTTGACGGATTATGACATACGCTATTATATATACGAGCTTCTCAAG GCCTTAGATTACTGCCATTCCCAAGGCATAATGCATAGAGATGTGAAGCCTCATAATGTTATGATAGATCATGAATTACGGAAACTCCGGTTGATAGATTGGGGTCTCGCTGAATTTTATCACCCTGGAAAGGAATACAATGTTCGTGTGGCTTCAAG ATACTTTAAGGGCCCTGAACTTCTAGTTGATTTGCAAGATTATGACTACTCATTAGACATGTGGAGTCTTGGTTGCATGTTTGCTGGAATG ATATTTCGCAAGGAGCCTTTCTTTTATGGTCACGACAACCATGACCAACTAGTCAAAATAGCTAAG GTGCTTGGTACTGATGAACTGAATGCATATCTGAATAAGTATCATCTGGAGCTTGATCCTCAACTTGATGCACTAGTTGGAAG GCACAGTCGCAAACCTTGGTCTAAATTTATTAATGCTGATAATCAACATCTCGTGTCTCCTGAG GCAATTGATTTTCTTGATAAGCTCCTTCGATACGATCACCAGGACAGGCTTACAGCAAGAGAAGCAATGGTATGA
- the LOC108343303 gene encoding casein kinase II subunit alpha-2 isoform X1 — translation MSKARVYTDVNVLRPKEYWDYESLTVQWGDQDDYEVVRKVGRGKYSEVFEGINVNSNDRCIIKILKPVKKKKIKREIKILQNLCGGPNIVKLLDIVRDQHSKTPSLIFEYVNSTDFKILYPTLTDYDIRYYIYELLKALDYCHSQGIMHRDVKPHNVMIDHELRKLRLIDWGLAEFYHPGKEYNVRVASRYFKGPELLVDLQDYDYSLDMWSLGCMFAGMIFRKEPFFYGHDNHDQLVKIAKVLGTDELNAYLNKYHLELDPQLDALVGRHSRKPWSKFINADNQHLVSPEAIDFLDKLLRYDHQDRLTAREAMAHPYFSQVRAAESSRMRTQ, via the exons ATGTCGAAGGCGCGTGTCTACACCGATGTCAACGTTCTTCGCCCCAAAGAGTACTGGGATTACGAGTCTCTCACCGTTCAATGGGG CGATCAGGATGATTATGAGGTTGTGCGAAAAGTGGGAAGGGGGAAGTACAGTGAGGTTTTTGAAGGCATAAATGTTAATAGCAACGACCGCTGTATAATCAAGATTCTCAAGcctgttaagaaaaaaaag ATTAAAAGAGAGATAAAAATACTTCAGAACCTTTGTGGGGGGCCAAATATTGTTAAGCTTCTTGATATTGTCAGAGATCAACACTCTAAAACTCCTAGCTTAATATTTGAGTATGTCAACAGTacggattttaaaattttatatccaaCCTTGACGGATTATGACATACGCTATTATATATACGAGCTTCTCAAG GCCTTAGATTACTGCCATTCCCAAGGCATAATGCATAGAGATGTGAAGCCTCATAATGTTATGATAGATCATGAATTACGGAAACTCCGGTTGATAGATTGGGGTCTCGCTGAATTTTATCACCCTGGAAAGGAATACAATGTTCGTGTGGCTTCAAG ATACTTTAAGGGCCCTGAACTTCTAGTTGATTTGCAAGATTATGACTACTCATTAGACATGTGGAGTCTTGGTTGCATGTTTGCTGGAATG ATATTTCGCAAGGAGCCTTTCTTTTATGGTCACGACAACCATGACCAACTAGTCAAAATAGCTAAG GTGCTTGGTACTGATGAACTGAATGCATATCTGAATAAGTATCATCTGGAGCTTGATCCTCAACTTGATGCACTAGTTGGAAG GCACAGTCGCAAACCTTGGTCTAAATTTATTAATGCTGATAATCAACATCTCGTGTCTCCTGAG GCAATTGATTTTCTTGATAAGCTCCTTCGATACGATCACCAGGACAGGCTTACAGCAAGAGAAGCAATG GCACATCCATATTTCTCTCAAGTAAGGGCAGCTGAAAGCAGCAGAATGAGGACACAGTAA
- the LOC108335499 gene encoding uncharacterized protein At2g23090: protein MGGGNGQKSKMAREKNLEKQRAAAKGSQLDSNKKAMNIQCKVCMQTFVCTTSEVKCKEHAEAKHPKSDLYACFPHLKK, encoded by the exons ATGGGAGGAGGCAATGGCCAAAAGTCTAAGATGGCTCGCGAGAAGAATCTCGAGAAACAGAGGGCTGCGGCTAAGg GAAGCCAGTTGGATTCAAACAAGAAAGCCATGAACATTCAG TGTAAGGTTTGCATGCAAACATTTGTGTGCACCACATCAGAAGTGAAGTGCAAGGAGCATGCTGAAGCCAAACACCCCAAATCTGATCTCTATGCTTGTTTTCCTCATCTTAAAAAATGA